A single genomic interval of Gossypium raimondii isolate GPD5lz chromosome 11, ASM2569854v1, whole genome shotgun sequence harbors:
- the LOC105803930 gene encoding transcription factor SPATULA isoform X2, protein MGDNVNLNMFHYKNINNNCYNYNNGTCLPPPPSSDDISNLLHQILGHSSSYSSSSSSSSGMAHFGGPSENPRRLSPSPAPPGGGVKQGGGWGLVGAPGENDTDEYDCESEEGIEALVDEALPKPAPPRSSSKRSRAAEVHNLSEKRRRSRINEKMKALQNLIPNSNKTDKASMLDEAIEYLKQLQLQVQMLSMRNGLSLHPMCLPGVLQPLQFSQTRMNFGEENGSLPMNMSDTVPANPETSVQMVFDLPNQCCSSNPGSVPNMSNIITSETSFGLESIQAHFGPFQFLSSSQDICREDILHHHQLKTNTPEFGLAATTTVSLPFDTRESDLKESCSLDASTMRREQSNSVLLKNLDHDLILSPHHTRKQAGRSDTGDEIGIDTPNF, encoded by the exons ATGGGAGATAACGTTAACCTTAACATGTTTCATTATAagaatatcaataataattgctataattataataatgggACGTGTTTACCTCCTCCTCCTTCTTCAGATGATATATCCAACCTTCTTCATCAAATTCTAGGtcattcttcttcttattcttcttcGTCTTCGTCATCTTCTGGAATGGCCCACTTTGGGGGTCCATCTGAGAATCCACGGCGGTTATCACCGTCACCAGCACCGCCCGGTGGTGGAGTGAAGCAAGGTGGAGGGTGGGGTTTGGTTGGAGCTCCTGGTGAGAACGATACCGATGAGTACGACTGTGAAAGTGAG GAGGGTATTGAAGCACTGGTGGATGAGGCACTACCAAAGCCAGCTCCACCTCGTAGTTCCTCAAAAAGAAGCAGAGCTGCGGAGGTTCACAATTTGTCTGAAAAG AGGAGGAGAAGTAGGATTAATGAGAAAATGAAAGCATTGCAAAACCTTATTCCAAATTCTAACAAg ACTGATAAGGCTTCGATGCTTGATGAAGCTATCGAGTACTTAAAGCAGCTTCAGCTTCAAGTTCAG ATGCTATCAATGAGAAATGGATTAAGCTTGCATCCAATGTGCTTGCCTGGAGTTTTGCAACCACTACAGTTTTCCCAAACAAGAATgaactttggtgaagaaaatgGATCTCTACCTATGAACATGTCGGATACAGTACCAGCAAATCCGGAAACCTCGGTGCAGATGGTTTTTGATCTACCCAACCAATGCTGTTCCTCAAACCCTGGATCAGTACCAAACATGTCAAACATAATTACTTCGGAAACTTCATTTGGATTGGAATCAATCCAGGCTCATTTTGGGCCATTTCAGTTCCTCTCATCATCTCAG GATATTTGCAGGGAAGACATTCTGCATCATCATCAACTGAAGACAAACACACCAG AATTTGGTCTAGCTGCAACAACCACAGTTTCACTTCCCTTTGATACACGAGAATCTGATCTAAAGGAAAGCTGTTCTCTTGATGCTAGTACGATGAGAAGAGAGCAATCAAACAGTGTACTCTTAAAGAATTTGGACCATGACCTTATACTTTCTCCGCACCATACCCG TAAGCAAGCAGGAAGAAGTGACACCGGTGATGAAATCGGGATAGACACACCGAACTTCTGA
- the LOC105803930 gene encoding transcription factor SPATULA isoform X1 — MGDNVNLNMFHYKNINNNCYNYNNGTCLPPPPSSDDISNLLHQILGHSSSYSSSSSSSSGMAHFGGPSENPRRLSPSPAPPGGGVKQGGGWGLVGAPGENDTDEYDCESEFEICHKQEGIEALVDEALPKPAPPRSSSKRSRAAEVHNLSEKRRRSRINEKMKALQNLIPNSNKTDKASMLDEAIEYLKQLQLQVQMLSMRNGLSLHPMCLPGVLQPLQFSQTRMNFGEENGSLPMNMSDTVPANPETSVQMVFDLPNQCCSSNPGSVPNMSNIITSETSFGLESIQAHFGPFQFLSSSQDICREDILHHHQLKTNTPEFGLAATTTVSLPFDTRESDLKESCSLDASTMRREQSNSVLLKNLDHDLILSPHHTRKQAGRSDTGDEIGIDTPNF, encoded by the exons ATGGGAGATAACGTTAACCTTAACATGTTTCATTATAagaatatcaataataattgctataattataataatgggACGTGTTTACCTCCTCCTCCTTCTTCAGATGATATATCCAACCTTCTTCATCAAATTCTAGGtcattcttcttcttattcttcttcGTCTTCGTCATCTTCTGGAATGGCCCACTTTGGGGGTCCATCTGAGAATCCACGGCGGTTATCACCGTCACCAGCACCGCCCGGTGGTGGAGTGAAGCAAGGTGGAGGGTGGGGTTTGGTTGGAGCTCCTGGTGAGAACGATACCGATGAGTACGACTGTGAAAGTGAG tttgaaaTTTGTCATAAGCAGGAGGGTATTGAAGCACTGGTGGATGAGGCACTACCAAAGCCAGCTCCACCTCGTAGTTCCTCAAAAAGAAGCAGAGCTGCGGAGGTTCACAATTTGTCTGAAAAG AGGAGGAGAAGTAGGATTAATGAGAAAATGAAAGCATTGCAAAACCTTATTCCAAATTCTAACAAg ACTGATAAGGCTTCGATGCTTGATGAAGCTATCGAGTACTTAAAGCAGCTTCAGCTTCAAGTTCAG ATGCTATCAATGAGAAATGGATTAAGCTTGCATCCAATGTGCTTGCCTGGAGTTTTGCAACCACTACAGTTTTCCCAAACAAGAATgaactttggtgaagaaaatgGATCTCTACCTATGAACATGTCGGATACAGTACCAGCAAATCCGGAAACCTCGGTGCAGATGGTTTTTGATCTACCCAACCAATGCTGTTCCTCAAACCCTGGATCAGTACCAAACATGTCAAACATAATTACTTCGGAAACTTCATTTGGATTGGAATCAATCCAGGCTCATTTTGGGCCATTTCAGTTCCTCTCATCATCTCAG GATATTTGCAGGGAAGACATTCTGCATCATCATCAACTGAAGACAAACACACCAG AATTTGGTCTAGCTGCAACAACCACAGTTTCACTTCCCTTTGATACACGAGAATCTGATCTAAAGGAAAGCTGTTCTCTTGATGCTAGTACGATGAGAAGAGAGCAATCAAACAGTGTACTCTTAAAGAATTTGGACCATGACCTTATACTTTCTCCGCACCATACCCG TAAGCAAGCAGGAAGAAGTGACACCGGTGATGAAATCGGGATAGACACACCGAACTTCTGA
- the LOC105803928 gene encoding nicotinate phosphoribosyltransferase 2 — protein MEAKTNGPSVNAGRVMDGPTNPMVTPLLTDLYQFTMAYAYWKAGKHNDRAVFDLYFRKNPFGGEFTVFAGLEECIKLIANFKLTEEEISFICETLPGSCEEGFVKYLRNIDCSDVEVYAISEGTVVFPKVPLLRVEGPVAVVQLLETPVLNLVNFASLVATNAARHRLVAGKSKMLLEFGLRRAQGPDGAISASKYCYIGGFDATSNVAAGRLFGIPLRGTHSHAFVSSFMSPDEILERSLHRSDGSSTCEDFVSLVQSWLSKIQWAKALGNTVGETNQSELAAFTSYALAFPNNFLALVDTYDVMRSGVPNFCAVALALNDLGYKSVGIRLDSGDLAYLSGEARKIFQIIEKEFGLPSFGKTSITASNDLNEETLDALNKQGHEVDCYGIGTYLVTCYAQAALGCVFKLVEINNQPRIKLSEDVSKVSIPCKKRCYRLYGREGYSLVDIMTGENEPCPKVGERILCRHPFNESKRAYVVPQRVEELLKCYWPGKSGKVREELPALKDIRDHCIKQLEQMRPDHIRRLNPTPYKVSVSAKLYDFIHFLWLNEAPVGELQ, from the exons ATGGAAGCGAAAACGAACGGACCGAGTGTGAATGCGGGTCGGGTTATGGACGGGCCGACGAATCCGATGGTCACTCCTCTTTTAACCGATCTTTATCAGTTCACCATGGCTTACGCTTATTGGAAAGCTGGCAAACACAACGACCGAGCCgt GTTCGATCTATATTTTCGAAAGAATCCATTTGGTGGTGAATTTACAGTGTTTGCTGGTTTGGAAGAATGCATAAAGCTCATTGCTAATTTCAAGTTAACCGAGGAAGAGATTTCCTTCATCTGTGAAACCTTGCCTGGTTCATGTGAG GAAGGCTTTGTCAAGTATCTAAGAAATATTGACTGTTCTGATGTTGAAGTTTATGCTATTTCGGAGGGAACAGTTGTTTTCCCAAAGGTGCCCCTGCTTCGAGTTGAAGGACCAGTTGCT gtgGTTCAATTGTTGGAGACTCCAGTTCTGAATCTTGTAAATTTTGCGTCCTTGGTGGCTACAAATGCGGCTAGACACAGACTTGTTGCTGGAAAATCTAAAATGTTGCTTGAGTTCGGGCTTCGACGAGCTCAG GGACCTGATGGCGCTATTTCAGCATCAAAGTATTGTTATATTGGAGGCTTTGATGCTACAAG CAATGTTGCTGCTGGGAGGTTATTCGGGATACCTCTTCGTGGGACACATTCCCATGCTTTTGTTAGCTCATTTATG AGCCCTGATGAGATCCTAGAGAGATCACTGCATAGGTCTGATGGTTCAAGTACTTGTGAGGACTTTGTCAGTCTTGTTCAGTCATGGTTAAGCAAAATACAG TGGGCAAAGGCACTTGGTAACACTGTTGGTGAGACCAATCAGAGTGAATTAGCAGCTTTCACCTCATATGCCTTGGCGTTTCCTAACAACTTCCTTGCTCTTGTAGATACATATGAT GTAATGAGGAGTGGAGTCCCCAACTTTTGTGCAGTTGCTTTGGCACTTAATGACTTGGG TTATAAATCAGTTGGCATTAGATTGGACTCTGGTGACCTAGCATACTTGTCTGGTGAAGCCCGAAAGATCTttcaaataattgaaaaagaatttgGGCTGCCCAGTTTTGGAAAGACAAGCATTACTGCTAGTAATGATTTGAATGAGGAAACTCTTGACGCACTAAACAAGCAG GGTCATGAGGTGGATTGTTATGGAATAGGAACCTATTTGGTCACTTGCTATGCTCAAGCAGCTTTAGGTTGTGTTTTCAAGCTTGTTGAGATCAATAATCAGCCACGCATCAAACTTTCAGAGGATGTATCCAAG GTCTCTATACCATGCAAAAAACGATGTTACAGGTTATATGGAAGGGAAGGATATTCGCTGGTGGATATAATGACAGGGGAAAATGAACCATGTCCAAAG GTGGGAGAACGTATTCTATGTCGCCACCCTTTTAATGAATCCAAAAGAGCATATGTGGTACCACAGCGTGTGGAAGAGCTTCTGAAGTGTTACTGGCCTGGGAAGTCAG GTAAAGTAAGAGAAGAGTTACCAGCTCTCAAGGATATTAGGGACCATTGCATCAAACAGCTTGAGCAAATGAGGCCTGATCACATTAGGAGATTAAACCCCACACCATACAAG GTGAGTGTAAGTGCAAAACTGTAtgatttcatccattttctatGGCTGAATGAGGCACCTGTTGGGGAGCTGCAGTGA